In the genome of Chryseobacterium sp. 52, the window CTGTGTTGTATTTTACAGCGAATTTCAGTGCACAGACCAAGGTTAAAGATTCCGTTCCGAAAGAAAATAAGATTGACGAGATCGTAATGATCGGCTACGGAGGTGTAAAAAAACAGAATTTAACAAGTGCCGTCTCATCAGTCAAATCTGATGCTTTTGATGATCGCCCTTTGTATAACGTAGGTCAGGCTCTTCAGGGCCAGGCAGCAGGTGTTAATGTTATTCAGTCCTCAGGAAAGCCAGGGGCGGGTCTTGATGTTAAAATCAGGGGAAATAATTCAATTTCTTCATCAGTAAGTCCATTATACGTGGTGGATGGTATCCAGACTAATGACATCACAGGAATCAATACAGATGATATTCTGGACATGACTATTCTTAAAGATGCTTCTTCTACAGCTATTTATGGTGTGAATGGATCTTCCGGGGTCGTTATTATTACAACCAAAAGAGGGAAGCTGGGAAAACCACAGCTTAATTTTAATGCCTATTGGGGCGTTTCAAAAGCTGTGAAAAATATAGATGTTCTGAATTTGGATCAATACAAATCATTGTTGTCCGACATACAGGCTAATGGTGGTTCTGATTATCTTTCTACCGTAAACAATGCCAGATATGCAGGTATTAACACAGATTGGGGGAAAGAAGTTTTTCAGACAGGGTTTGATCAAAACTATAATGTAAACTATGCTTTTGGGAATGAAAAGGTAAAAGCATATACGGCTTTGGGATATCAGGATATTGCGGGAATCATTAATCCTTCTAAATTTCAGCGGACTTCAGTGAAAATAAATTTAGATGCAGTAATTGCGCCATGGTTGAAGCTTAATTCTTCAGTCAACTACTTCTTTACTTCACTTACTAATACTAATGATAACTTAAGTACAGCAAGAGGTGGTGTCGTTCTAAGTGCTTTTAATACGCCTAGATTTTTACCTGTTTACGGAACAGATGTAAATCTTGATCCTTCAGATCCAATAGTTTATAATCAGACTACAGGACAGATCAATGACGGATATAAGCCTGGACAGTTTGCTCCCAATCCTTATCAGTCATCCTGGGAAAATCCTGTGGCTTATCAATCCAGAAAAGATAAAACACAAACCCAGCGGTTTTTAAGCAATTTAGGCTTGGATGTAAAACTTTTAAAAAATCTTGTCTGGAAACCAATCATATCATTTGATATGACAGATTCCAGGAATGTAAAATTTACAGACGGATATCAGACCAGTTACGGGAGATCAAAAATGGGGATAGGTTCTGAAGAATATTATCTGTACCAGGAATATAATTTTGAAAACACGCTGACCTATACCTTGAAAAAATCGGCTCATGACTTGTCCTTATTAGGAGGTGTTCAGATCAATCAAAAAAGTATGGAGAACCGTTATTTTGCAGGGGAGAAATTTGAAGAAGGAACGACATTGTTTAATTATGATCTTGCGGGGACAAAAGGTTATGATAATCATAAAGAGATTTTAAGGAATGCCTCTTTTTTTGGAAGAGCATTATACACTTATGATGGGAAATATACTTTAATGGGAGTTTTCCGATATAATGGTTTTTCTGGTTTGGCACCGGAAAGGAAATGGGGATTCTTCCCAGGAGTGTCTGCTTCATGGTTAGTATCTAAAGAAGATTTCCTGGCAGACAGTAAAACAATCAGTGAATTAAAGCTTAGAGGAGGATGGGGACAGACCGGAAATGTTTCCGGAGTGCCGGCATATTCACATTTTAATATATTTGATCCATATTTTACCAATGGAGAAGCTGTTTACAGTGTTAAACAATATGACAGTAGTGATCTTACATGGGAAACCACTACAGATGCTAACATAGGTGTTGATTTTGGATTTTTCAATAACCGGATCAAACTGGCAGTTGATGCATACAAGAGAACTACAAAAGATCTTGTATTTCCGTTTATTCTCGGATCCAGTGTTGCTCCAATCTACAGAAACTTTGGAAGTTTAGAAAATAAAGGCCTTGAATTTTCTTTAAATACAATCAATATTAAAAAAGAAAATTTTACATGGAACAGTTCCTTTAATATTTCATTTGCTGAAAATAAAATTACCGATCTTAGCTCCCAATATCTTAAATCAATATCAGCGGCAAATATAGATGGATATGGTCAGATTATCCGTTTGCAGCCCGGGCAGTCAATAAGTACATTTTATGGATATAAAGTAGACAAAGTAGACCCTAATACCGGAGATCTGATTTATAAGGATTTAAATGGTAACGGGTATTTGGATGTGGATGACAGAACGACTATTGGAAATCCAAACCCAAAATATACATTTGGTTTCAGCAATAATTTTACATTAAAAAATTGGTATCTGGATATGTTAATTACCGGATCGGTAGGAAATGATGTTTTCAATGCGACAAGATTTGACCTGGAAATGATGAATGATTATAAAAACCAGTCAACAGCAGTGTTGAACCGCTGGACAACAGTAGGTCAGATTACAGATGTGCCGAGAGCAAACTCTAATTCTGCACAGGCGATTTCAGATAGATTTGTTGAAGACGGTTCTTATATAAAGTTAAAAGCAGTTACATTGGGCTATAACTTTAATAAACCATTTAAAGGCTTGAATAAGCTTAATGTATATGTAACCGGACAGAACATTTTCACCATCACAGATTATTCAGGGATGGATCCTGAAGTAAATGCATTCAGTCCCAACAGGAATACAACAGGCGCTGAGAAATCTGTTTTCGGAATAGATTACGG includes:
- a CDS encoding SusC/RagA family TonB-linked outer membrane protein, translating into MNLRISRSLGVVAVLYFTANFSAQTKVKDSVPKENKIDEIVMIGYGGVKKQNLTSAVSSVKSDAFDDRPLYNVGQALQGQAAGVNVIQSSGKPGAGLDVKIRGNNSISSSVSPLYVVDGIQTNDITGINTDDILDMTILKDASSTAIYGVNGSSGVVIITTKRGKLGKPQLNFNAYWGVSKAVKNIDVLNLDQYKSLLSDIQANGGSDYLSTVNNARYAGINTDWGKEVFQTGFDQNYNVNYAFGNEKVKAYTALGYQDIAGIINPSKFQRTSVKINLDAVIAPWLKLNSSVNYFFTSLTNTNDNLSTARGGVVLSAFNTPRFLPVYGTDVNLDPSDPIVYNQTTGQINDGYKPGQFAPNPYQSSWENPVAYQSRKDKTQTQRFLSNLGLDVKLLKNLVWKPIISFDMTDSRNVKFTDGYQTSYGRSKMGIGSEEYYLYQEYNFENTLTYTLKKSAHDLSLLGGVQINQKSMENRYFAGEKFEEGTTLFNYDLAGTKGYDNHKEILRNASFFGRALYTYDGKYTLMGVFRYNGFSGLAPERKWGFFPGVSASWLVSKEDFLADSKTISELKLRGGWGQTGNVSGVPAYSHFNIFDPYFTNGEAVYSVKQYDSSDLTWETTTDANIGVDFGFFNNRIKLAVDAYKRTTKDLVFPFILGSSVAPIYRNFGSLENKGLEFSLNTINIKKENFTWNSSFNISFAENKITDLSSQYLKSISAANIDGYGQIIRLQPGQSISTFYGYKVDKVDPNTGDLIYKDLNGNGYLDVDDRTTIGNPNPKYTFGFSNNFTLKNWYLDMLITGSVGNDVFNATRFDLEMMNDYKNQSTAVLNRWTTVGQITDVPRANSNSAQAISDRFVEDGSYIKLKAVTLGYNFNKPFKGLNKLNVYVTGQNIFTITDYSGMDPEVNAFSPNRNTTGAEKSVFGIDYGTYPQVRTFIIGLKANF